The following are encoded in a window of bacterium genomic DNA:
- a CDS encoding phosphotransferase, which translates to MERFIDWIQQQCLARWGARVLGILPLASDGSDRSFFRVELEGGSLIALSNSNQRAENDAYWRIGRHLASRGIPVPELYEYEKQMGWFLLEDLGDVSLQEAALKEKCGHGILGLYKPVLEALLLLQLRGKKGFDESWCYQSSRYDESLMMEKESVYFLEAFLQGYMSWKGPKEFLMKEFQLLARTTAQLAPPAFLMHRDFQSRNVLIDKTGKARIIDFQGARLGPLQYDVASLLLDPYVGLPPETKAIILEQYLDALSDNISFSREDFLGAYPLVELHRNMQILGAFAYLGKLRGKRFFLKWIPAALSNLGQLLGAHPQWPCPLLRDTVLELASSSDGVPRAGLK; encoded by the coding sequence TTGGAAAGGTTTATTGATTGGATTCAGCAACAATGCCTGGCCCGCTGGGGAGCCCGTGTCTTGGGTATCCTACCCCTTGCTTCTGACGGCTCTGACAGGAGTTTTTTCAGGGTGGAACTGGAAGGTGGAAGCCTCATTGCCCTTAGCAACTCCAATCAAAGGGCGGAAAATGACGCTTACTGGAGAATAGGCCGTCATTTGGCAAGCCGCGGGATCCCCGTTCCAGAGCTTTACGAGTATGAAAAACAGATGGGTTGGTTTCTGCTTGAGGATCTGGGGGATGTGAGCCTTCAGGAAGCGGCCCTTAAGGAGAAATGCGGGCATGGGATCTTGGGACTCTACAAGCCAGTTCTGGAAGCCCTTCTCTTACTTCAGCTCCGGGGTAAAAAGGGTTTTGATGAAAGCTGGTGTTACCAGAGCTCGAGATACGACGAAAGTCTTATGATGGAGAAAGAATCGGTCTATTTCCTGGAAGCCTTTTTACAAGGTTACATGTCTTGGAAAGGGCCAAAAGAATTCCTTATGAAGGAATTCCAACTGCTTGCCCGAACCACCGCACAGCTTGCCCCCCCGGCCTTCCTGATGCACCGTGATTTCCAATCCAGGAACGTTCTCATAGACAAAACGGGTAAGGCCAGAATAATAGACTTCCAGGGGGCACGGCTGGGTCCCCTTCAGTATGATGTGGCCTCTTTGCTTTTGGATCCTTACGTTGGTCTGCCCCCTGAGACCAAAGCAATTATCCTTGAGCAGTACCTGGATGCCCTTTCTGATAACATCTCCTTTTCCAGGGAAGATTTTCTGGGAGCATATCCCTTGGTGGAGTTACATCGAAACATGCAGATTCTGGGGGCCTTTGCCTATCTAGGTAAGCTCCGGGGAAAGAGATTCTTCCTGAAATGGATTCCTGCTGCATTGTCCAATCTGGGGCAGTTGCTTGGAGCGCACCCGCAATGGCCCTGCCCTTTGCTCAGGGACACGGTCTTGGAACTGGCCTCTTCCTCTGATGGGGTTCCCCGGGCAGGCTTAAAATAG
- a CDS encoding EI24 domain-containing protein, translating into MARSIFLVALARGFWAPLGGLAFLKRTPPLWKYVWIPALLNLVLFLGLGILFVVLFPHMVALILPEGDTWYLSIVRAVVWVLGSVMVLLLFLVSFTAVGTVIADPFNDLLSERVEEIKMGAPLKTGGGIWPQMRRSARSALESLKYLAVYLLGSLLILLLGLLPAIGPAVSPVLGAIWTFLFLALEFGDYYLARHWIRFKERWSIVWKYRWASIGFGMGCSVLLMIPLLNLFLMPGAVTGGTLLWLELNPPPKDKPIPRSEA; encoded by the coding sequence ATGGCAAGATCAATTTTCCTGGTAGCCTTGGCAAGAGGTTTTTGGGCTCCCCTTGGAGGTTTGGCCTTTCTGAAGAGAACCCCTCCGCTTTGGAAGTACGTTTGGATTCCGGCCTTGCTCAACTTGGTTCTCTTTCTGGGGCTTGGGATACTGTTCGTTGTACTGTTTCCCCACATGGTGGCTCTTATCCTTCCCGAGGGGGATACATGGTACCTTAGCATTGTCAGGGCCGTGGTATGGGTCTTGGGATCGGTCATGGTTCTGCTTTTGTTCCTTGTGAGCTTCACTGCTGTGGGCACAGTCATTGCAGACCCCTTCAACGATCTGCTTTCTGAGCGCGTGGAAGAGATCAAGATGGGAGCCCCTCTGAAGACTGGAGGAGGTATCTGGCCACAAATGCGAAGGAGCGCCCGTTCTGCCCTGGAATCTCTAAAATACCTGGCCGTATACTTGCTGGGATCGCTCTTGATTCTGCTTTTGGGCCTTTTGCCAGCAATAGGACCTGCTGTGTCTCCAGTCCTTGGGGCAATTTGGACTTTTCTTTTCCTGGCCTTGGAGTTTGGGGATTACTACCTGGCCCGTCACTGGATACGATTTAAAGAACGCTGGAGCATAGTCTGGAAATACAGGTGGGCCAGCATCGGCTTTGGTATGGGCTGCTCTGTGCTGCTCATGATTCCCCTCTTGAACCTTTTTCTCATGCCCGGAGCAGTAACAGGAGGTACGCTGCTTTGGTTGGAACTGAATCCCCCACCAAAGGACAAGCCCATCCCCAGAAGTGAAGCTTAA